The Dioscorea cayenensis subsp. rotundata cultivar TDr96_F1 chromosome 7, TDr96_F1_v2_PseudoChromosome.rev07_lg8_w22 25.fasta, whole genome shotgun sequence genome includes a region encoding these proteins:
- the LOC120265456 gene encoding putative disease resistance RPP13-like protein 1 — MAFLSSLIQITKSLVTAFRGSPSSSRSSPTDSQKVIEDELKGLEMTLWNIEAVLEDAGRREIRDASVRLWLKELKGIAYDAEDVLDEYEYELLQCQVDSRNNAATAAAAATRISRKRKHVDSEEEQVYFWQTSTISRGPLFPNHMLDRIRKIRERFSEIEKDRSALSLRELGPRWYDFDDDDDDSIKRPTPSSSVDESHVFGRDGDKEKLIELLFLDMNTKFSVIPIVGMGGLGKTTLVQLIYKDQRVHECFDLKGWVYVSVNFSVLRLTKLIIETLSGQQSCAFLELDKLQSVLSESMAGKKVLLVLDDVWNEEQSPWQLLLAPFANANMVRIIVTTRNSSAAKVMQTGISPHELGLLPEKHSWLLFKKYAFVGQEPSFQFVDIGKQIVKKCNGLPLAVKALGGILRYETEESSWWDVLQSDLWELDEAQAEILPALKLSYSRMPSYLKPCFLFCSMYPKAHLFSKGSLIRLWMAQGYIRAKGNKIMEDVGENYFNELQQRSYFQLYQNPHMQLSTGNEHEWYVMHDMLQDLAHLMSENECNSIYVSEGQAVQPEISNEIRHLKVMHQLEMEVELAELLSLKEINYLRTLDCIDIIYISKRESLLSKFERLRALELQSDEPRDLPNLISSFKHLRYLSVKSNIIWEALPQLVCQCYNLQTLDLKSCLLQEIPSEIGNLINLRCLALSSLSLAQLPESIGNLHNLHTLDLQSCYSLQELPQGISNLAKLRHLFIPSEAKLPHGIGKMTNLETLEYFIAGKGNKIEKHSGIEELKNLVNIKGNLCIYELGKLVSVDSVIAGNLKTKSRLKDLQLNWGYLQHPYMDNLCSEELNFSVLERLEPHHNLLSLKIEGYKGLDYPAWLGDPSFTRLTSIDFNFCKKIQDFPWLTSRLPSLTSLSFYTIERMKSVAHEGEVSFPSLEVLSLNNMPEWDKWSSAMDKDFPKLKKLAIQMCPKICQLPSFQSLVTLTIAYCENLKSVTVHHDAASCPSRLNELLIISCGQLTSLVGLKYLYSLSMLTIESCSELRFQPDDCLPVMPKYVRICDGDGPKHWCDTHGFHYKQFCSFDLFPKDEV; from the exons ATGGCATTTTTGTCATCCCTGATCCAAATAACTAAGAGTTTAGTGACTGCCTTCAGAGGATCACCTTCATCATCAAGATCCTCACCAACAGATTCTCAGAAAGTTATTGAGGATGAGTTGAAAGGGTTGGAAATGACACTGTGGAATATTGAGGCTGTTCTTGAGGACGCCGGGCGAAGAGAGATTAGAGATGCATCAGTGAGGCTCTGGCTTAAGGAACTCAAGGGCATCGCTTATGATGCTGAGGACGTTCTTGATGAGTATGAGTATGAGTTGTTGCAGTGTCAAGTGGATAGCAGAAATAATGCAGCTACTGCTGCTGCCGCTGCAACAAGGATTTctcgcaaaagaaaacatgtggaCAGTGAGGAGGAg CAAGTATATTTTTGGCAAACTTCAACAATCTCAAGAGGGCCATTATTTCCTAATCATATGCTTGATAGGATTAGGAAAATCAGAGAGAGGTTTAGTGAGATTGAAAAAGATCGAAGTGCATTGAGCTTAAGAGAACTCGGTCCAAGATGGtatgattttgatgatgatgatgatgattctaTCAAGCGACCAACACCTAGTTCCTCTGTAGATGAATCACATGTTTTTGGAAGGGACGGTGATAAAGAAAAGCTAATTGAGctattatttttagatatgaATACCAAATTCTCTGTCATTCCCATTGTCGGCATGGGAGGATTAGGGAAGACAACGTTGGTTCAACTTATTTATAAAGATCAAAGAGTTCATGAATGCTTTGATTTGAAAGGATGGGTGTATGTATCAGTCAATTTCAGTGTTCTACGATTAACTAAGCTAATCATAGAGACTCTGAGTGGGCAACAATCTTGTGCTTTTCTTGAGCTTGATAAGCTTCAATCTGTTTTAAGTGAGAGTATGGCAGGAAAGAAGGTTCTCCTTGTCTTAGACGATGTTTGGAATGAAGAACAGAGCCCGTGGCAGTTGCTACTAGCGCCCTTTGCCAATGCCAACATGGTTAGGATAATTGTGACTACAAGAAATAGCTCAGCTGCAAAAGTCATGCAAACAGGAATTTCCCCTCATGAACTCGGCCTTTTGCCCGAAAAACATTCTTGGTTGTTGTTCAAAAAATATGCATTTGTAGGTCAAGAACCATCATTCCAATTTGTAGACATTGGTAAACAGATTGTCAAGAAATGTAATGGCTTACCATTGGCTGTCAAAGCACTCGGAGGTATTCTTCGGTATGAGACTGAGGAAAGCAGTTGGTGGGATGTTCTCCAGAGTGATCTATGGGAATTGGATGAAGCTCAAGCTGAGATTCTACCTGCGTTGAAATTAAGCTATAGCAGAATGCCGTCATACTTGAAACCTTGCTTCTTGTTTTGTTCTATGTATCCGAAAGCTCACTTGTTCAGTAAAGGCAGTCTAATCAGGCTCTGGATGGCACAAGGTTATATCCGTGCCAAAGGGAACAAAATTATGGAGGATGTAGGAGAGAATTACTTCAATGAGTTGCAGCAGAGATCATACTTCCAATTATACCAGAACCCGCATATGCAATTAAGTACAGGTAATGAGCATGAATGGTATGTAATGCATGATATGCTTCAAGATCTCGCGCACTTAATGTCAGAAAATGAGTGCAATTCCATTTATGTAAGTGAAGGTCAAGCTGTGCAGCCTGAGATCTCTAATGAAATTCGGCACCTGAAGGTGATGCACCAATTAGAGATGGAAGTAGAGCTAGCAGAGCTTCTGTCATTGAAAGAAATAAACTATTTACGGACATTAGATTGTAttgatatcatatatattagCAAAAGAGAAAGTTTGCTCAGCAAGTTTGAACGATTGAGAGCATTGGAATTACAATCTGATGAACCACGAGATTTACCCAATTTGATCAGCAGCTTCAAGCATCTTCGTTATCTTTCTGTGAAAAGCAATATAATATGGGAGGCATTGCCACAACTTGTATGTCAGTGCTATAACCTGCAAACATTAGACTTAAAGAGCTGCCTGCTTCAAGAGATTCCAAGTGAGATCGGGAATCTAATTAACTTGAGATGCCTTGCTCTCTCTTCACTTTCTCTTGCTCAGTTACCAGAATCAATAGGAAACCTTCACAATTTGCACACTTTGGATCTGCAATCATGTTACAGCCTTCAAGAGCTGCCTCAAGGGATATCAAACCTTGCAAAATTACGACATTTGTTCATCCCTAGTGAAGCTAAACTACCTCATGGGATTGGGAAAATGACTAATCTTGAAACTCTAGAGTACTTCATAGCTGGAAAGggtaataaaattgaaaagcaTTCTGGTATTGAGGAGTTGAAGAACTTGGTGAATATCAAAGGAAATCTATGCATATACGAGCTCGGGAAACTGGTTTCTGTGGATAGTGTCATTGCAGGAAACCTTAAAACTAAGTCCAGATTGAAGGATCTGCAGCTGAACTGGGGGTATCTTCAGCATCCATACATGGACAACCTATGCAGTGAGGAGTTGAATTTTTCAGTGCTGGAGAGACTTGAACCACACCACAACCTCTTGAGCTTGAAAATAGAGGGTTACAAGGGTTTAGATTACCCTGCATGGCTTGGTGATCCATCCTTCACCAGATTAACCAGCATTGACTTTAATTTCTGCAAGAAAATTCAAGATTTCCCATGGTTAACATCAAGACTACCTTCTCTCacttctctttctttctataCAATTGAAAGAATGAAATCAGTTGCTCATGAAGGAGAGGTTTCATTCCCTTCACTTGAGGTGTTGTCCCTCAACAACATGCCTGAATGGGATAAATGGAGTTCAGCAATGGATAAAGATTTTCCAAAGCTCAAGAAACTCGCTATTCAAATGTGCCCCAAGATATGTCAACTTCCATCTTTTCAATCACTTGTTACTCTAACGATAGCATATTGTGAGAACCTGAAATCTGTGACTGTGCACCACGATGCTGCTTCTTGTCCATCCAGGCTTAATGAACTCTTGATAATCAGTTGTGGACAGCTTACTTCACTTGTGGGGCTGAAATATCTTTATTCTCTCTCAATGTTGACAATAGAATCTTGTTCTGAGCTCCGGTTCCAACCTGATGATTGCCTGCCAGTCATGCCCAAATATGTCCGAATTTGTGATGGGGATGGTCCCAAGCATTGGTGTGATACTCATGGATTTCATTACAAGCAG TTTTGCAGCTTTGATCTCTTCCCCAAAGATGAAGTATAA
- the LOC120265457 gene encoding uncharacterized protein LOC120265457 isoform X2, translating to MAKHVFGFLNKKDGIWVDVLSHKYDKLDFWRNTAPVNCSWFYRSLHKAAPQIKPFCRINLINPALTSFCWDPWCFDIPIALKPTFINMNVDVNLLSISDVVNGDRWCDTSLLYVFGPNFNLQELSSTSIDLNSGNHWIWNPPTKLHKISSTIYQQLNLSTPPEEVWPGWQLIWKLNIAPRTKHFMWTLFHGLLSTTNFLYHLNLGPNDPCSLCGLSPETIDHLFSHCTKTKQLTEGNYSNYINSVIAATAWMLWKSRCNIIFHNACINLPTVVCRALAHVQEYTDCNRSLIG from the exons ATGGCAAAGCATGTCTTTGGTTTTTTAAACAAGAAAGATGGCATTTGGGTTGATGTTTTGAGTCATAAGTATGACAAATTAGACTTTTGGAGAAAcactgcccctgtgaattgttCATGGTTTTACAGAAGTCTTCACAAAGCGGCGCCTCAAATCAAACCTTTTTGTCGTATTAATTTGATCAATCCTGCTCTGACTTCCTTTTGTTGGGATCCATGGTGTTTTGATATCCCTATTGCACTTAAGCCTACATTTATTAATATGAATGTGGATGTCAATCTCCTCTCCATTTCTGATGTTGTTAATGGAGATAGATGGTGTGATACTAGCTTGCTCTATGTGTTTGGCCCCAATTTTAACTTGCAGGAATTGAGTTCTACCTCTATTGACCTTAACTCCGGTAACCACTGGATTTGGAATCCTCCTACCAAGCTTCACAAAATTTCCTCCACTATCTATCAACAGTTAAATCTTAGCACTCCCCCGGAGGAGGTTTGGCCTGGTTGGCAGCTAATTTGGAAGCTCAATATTGCCCCGAGAACCAAACATTTTATGTGGACACTCTTTCATGGTCTCTTGTCAACCACTAACTTCTTGTACCACTTGAATCTTGGACCCAATGACCCTTGCAGTTTGTGTGGTCTCTCCCCTGAAACCATTGATCATCTTTTCAGTCATTGTACTAAAACTAAACAG CTCACTGAGGGCAACTACTCCAATTACATCAACTCAGTCATTGCTGCAACTGCTTGGATGCTCTGGAAATCCCGTTGTAATATCATATTTCATAATGCTTGTATCAACCTTCCTACTGTTGTCTGCAGAGCACTAGCCCATGTGCAGGAGTACACTGATTGCAACAGAAGTTTAATTGGGTAA
- the LOC120265457 gene encoding uncharacterized protein LOC120265457 isoform X1, whose translation MAKHVFGFLNKKDGIWVDVLSHKYDKLDFWRNTAPVNCSWFYRSLHKAAPQIKPFCRINLINPALTSFCWDPWCFDIPIALKPTFINMNVDVNLLSISDVVNGDRWCDTSLLYVFGPNFNLQELSSTSIDLNSGNHWIWNPPTKLHKISSTIYQQLNLSTPPEEVWPGWQLIWKLNIAPRTKHFMWTLFHGLLSTTNFLYHLNLGPNDPCSLCGLSPETIDHLFSHCTKTKQVWSYLSLRLNTYIYFPNGFASGNQLTEGNYSNYINSVIAATAWMLWKSRCNIIFHNACINLPTVVCRALAHVQEYTDCNRSLIG comes from the coding sequence ATGGCAAAGCATGTCTTTGGTTTTTTAAACAAGAAAGATGGCATTTGGGTTGATGTTTTGAGTCATAAGTATGACAAATTAGACTTTTGGAGAAAcactgcccctgtgaattgttCATGGTTTTACAGAAGTCTTCACAAAGCGGCGCCTCAAATCAAACCTTTTTGTCGTATTAATTTGATCAATCCTGCTCTGACTTCCTTTTGTTGGGATCCATGGTGTTTTGATATCCCTATTGCACTTAAGCCTACATTTATTAATATGAATGTGGATGTCAATCTCCTCTCCATTTCTGATGTTGTTAATGGAGATAGATGGTGTGATACTAGCTTGCTCTATGTGTTTGGCCCCAATTTTAACTTGCAGGAATTGAGTTCTACCTCTATTGACCTTAACTCCGGTAACCACTGGATTTGGAATCCTCCTACCAAGCTTCACAAAATTTCCTCCACTATCTATCAACAGTTAAATCTTAGCACTCCCCCGGAGGAGGTTTGGCCTGGTTGGCAGCTAATTTGGAAGCTCAATATTGCCCCGAGAACCAAACATTTTATGTGGACACTCTTTCATGGTCTCTTGTCAACCACTAACTTCTTGTACCACTTGAATCTTGGACCCAATGACCCTTGCAGTTTGTGTGGTCTCTCCCCTGAAACCATTGATCATCTTTTCAGTCATTGTACTAAAACTAAACAGGTTTGGTCTTATCTCAGCCTGAGGCTTaacacttatatatattttcctaaTGGTTTTGCATCCGGTAACCAGCTCACTGAGGGCAACTACTCCAATTACATCAACTCAGTCATTGCTGCAACTGCTTGGATGCTCTGGAAATCCCGTTGTAATATCATATTTCATAATGCTTGTATCAACCTTCCTACTGTTGTCTGCAGAGCACTAGCCCATGTGCAGGAGTACACTGATTGCAACAGAAGTTTAATTGGGTAA
- the LOC120265455 gene encoding putative disease resistance RPP13-like protein 1, translating into MAFLSSILQITSRLVTAFRGSPSSSSSSSSSDNQKVIEDELKGLEMILWNIDSVLEDAGRREIRDASVRLWLKELKGIAYDGEDVLDEYEYELLRCQVESRNAAAAAAAAAARISRKRKHVDDEEEEEQVYFSLPSIIPRGPSFPNHMLDRIRKIRERFSDIEKDRNALSLRELGPRRYNSDDDDDSIKPPPPSSSVDESRVFGRDSDKEKLVELLFSDMNCKFSVISIVGIGGLGKTTLAQLIYKDQRVRGYFDLKGWVYVSLHFDVLRLTKLIIETLSGQQSCAFIELDKLQSVLSESVEGKKVLLVLDDIWNEEQSPWQLLQAPFTNADIVRIIVTTRNSSVARVMQTGTSPYKLGLLSEEQSWLLFKLYASADKEPLLQFVDIGKQIVKKCNGLPLAVKALGGILRYEIEESSWWDVLQSDLWELDEAQAEILPALKLSYSRMPSYLKPCFLFCSMYPKAHLFSKGKLIRIWMAQGYIRVKENKIIEDVGENYFNELQQRSYFQLYQNPHMQLSTGNEHEWYVMHDMIQDLAHFISENECLSINISEGQAVRHEISDKVRHLNVMHLSTMDLELAELVSLKEPNYLRTFDCLDIRYIDRSESLLVKFGRLRALDLEFARPQELLSSIGSFKHLRYLFVKNKMRWEALPERVCQLYNLQTLDLKNCMLHEVPSEIGNLINLRCLALSSFSVVQLPESIGNLHNLHTLDLQSCYRLQKLPQGISNLVKLRHLFFPSDAKLPQGIGKLTNLETLEYFRAGKGDSIEKHCGIEELKNLVNIKGKLCISELGKLVSVGSVIAGNLKTKSKLKGLQLNWGYLQHPYKDNLCSEELNFSVLERLEPHHDLLSLKIEGYKGLDYPAWLGDPSFTRLTSIDFDFCKQIQDFPWLTARLPSLTKLYFNEIKIMKSVAHEGQEVSFPSLEVLSFSHMREWDNWSSVMDKDFPKLKRLTIQACPKICELPSFQSLVNLTLAYCEKLRSVTVHEDATCRSRLSTLHVYDCAQLTSLVGLKCLNSLSELVIETCSELRFQPDDCLPVLPKYVKICDRNGPKHWCDEHGFHYKQFCSFDLHPKDEADEA; encoded by the exons ATGGCCTTCTTGTCATCTATCCTCCAAATTACTAGCAGGTTAGTTACTGCTTTTAGAggatcaccttcttcttcttcttcatcatcatcatcagataATCAGAAAGTTATTGAGGATGAGTTGAAAGGGTTGGAAATGATACTATGGAATATTGACTCAGTTCTTGAGGATGCTGGGCGAAGAGAGATTAGAGATGCATCAGTGAGGCTCTGGCTTAAGGAACTTAAAGGCATCGCTTATGATGGCGAGGATGTCCTTGATGAGTATGAGTATGAGTTGTTGCGGTGTCAAGTGGAGAGCAGaaatgctgctgctgctgctgcagcagcagcagcaaggATTTctcgcaaaagaaaacatgtggatgatgaggaggaggaggag CAAGTATATTTTTCACTGCCTTCAATTATCCCAAGAGGGCCATCATTTCCAAATCATATGCTTGATAGGATTAGGAAAATCAGAGAGAGGTTTAGTGACATTGAAAAGGATCGGAATGCATTGAGTTTAAGAGAACTCGGTCCAAGACGGTATAattctgatgatgatgatgattctaTCAAGCCACCGCCACCTAGTTCCTCTGTAGATGAATCACGTGTATTTGGAAGGGATAGTGATAAAGAAAAGCTCGTTGAGCTACTATTTTCTGATATGAATTGCAAATTCTCGGTCATTTCCATTGTCGGTATAGGAGGATTAGGGAAGACAACACTAGCTCAACTTATTTATAAAGATCAAAGAGTTCGGGGATACTTTGATTTGAAAGGATGGGTATATGTCTCATTGCATTTCGATGTTTTACGGCTAACTAAGCTAATCATAGAGACACTGAGTGGCCAACAATCCTGTGCTTTTATTGAGCTCGATAAGCTTCAGTCTGTTTTAAGTGAGAGTGTGGAAGGAAAGAAGGTCCTCCTTGTTTTAGATGACATTTGGAATGAAGAACAGAGCCCTTGGCAGTTGCTACAAGCCCCCTTCACCAATGCTGATATTGTTAGGATAATTGTGACGACACGAAATAGCTCAGTTGCCCGAGTCATGCAAACAGGAACTTCACCTTATAAACTCGGGCTTTTGTCAGAGGAACAATCTTGGTTACTGTTCAAACTTTATGCATCCGCAGACAAAGAACCATTGTTGCAATTTGTAGACATTGGCAAACAGATAGTCAAGAAATGTAATGGCTTACCATTGGCAGTTAAGGCACTTGGAGGCATTCTTCGATATGAGATAGAGGAAAGCAGTTGGTGGGATGTTCTCCAAAGTGATCTATGGGAATTGGATGAAGCTCAAGCTGAGATTCTACCTGCATTGAAATTAAGCTATAGCAGAATGCCGTCATACTTGAAACCTTGCTTCTTGTTCTGTTCCATGTATCCAAAAGCTCACTTGTTCAGTAAAGGCAAACTAATCAGGATCTGGATGGCACAAGGTTATATTCGTGTCAAAGAGAACAAAATAATTGAGGATGTAGGAGAGAATTACTTCAATGAGTTGCAGCAGAGATCATACTTCCAATTATACCAGAACCCGCACATGCAGTTAAGTACAGGGAATGAGCATGAATGGTATGTAATGCATGATATGATTCAAGATCTTGCACACTTTATATCAGAAAATGAGTGTCTCTCGATCAATATAAGCGAAGGTCAAGCTGTGCGCCACGAAATCTCTGATAAAGTTCGGCACCTGAATGTGATGCACCTATCAACAATGGATTTAGAGCTAGCAGAGCTTGTGTCATTGAAAGAACCAAACTATTTACGAACATTTGATTGTCTTGACATCAGATATATTGACAGAAGTGAAAGTTTGCTTGTCAAGTTTGGAAGATTGAGAGCATTGGATTTAGAGTTCGCAAGGCCACAAGAATTACTCTCTTCGATCGGAAGCTTTAAGCATCTTCGCTATCTGTTTGTGAAAAACAAGATGAGATGGGAGGCATTGCCAGAGCGTGTATGTCAGCTCTATAACCTGCAAACTTTAGACTTGAAGAACTGTATGCTTCATGAGGTTCCTAGTGAAATCGGCAATCTAATTAACTTGAGATGCCTTGCTctctcttcattttctgttgtTCAGTTGCCTGAATCAATTGGAAACCTTCACAATTTGCACACTTTGGATCTGCAATCATGTTACAGGCTTCAAAAACTGCCTCAAGGGATATCAAACCTCGTAAAATTGCGGCACTTGTTCTTCCCCAGCGATGCTAAACTACCTCAAGGGATTGGGAAACTAACTAATCTTGAAACTCTGGAGTATTTCAGAGCTGGAAAAGGTGATTCAATTGAAAAGCATTGTGGTATTGAAGAGTTGAAGAACTTGGTGAATATCAAAGGAAAGCTTTGCATATCAGAGCTCGGAAAACTGGTTTCTGTGGGCAGTGTCATTGCAGGCAACCTTAAAACTAAGTCCAAATTGAAGGGTCTGCAACTGAACTGGGGGTATCTTCAGCATCCATACAAGGACAACCTATGCAGTGAGGAGTTGAATTTTTCAGTGCTGGAGAGACTAGAACCACACCACGACCTCTTGAGCTTGAAAATAGAGGGTTACAAAGGTTTAGATTACCCTGCATGGCTTGGTGATCCATCCTTCACCAGATTAACCAGCATTGACTTCGATTTCTGCAAACAAATCCAAGATTTCCCTTGGTTAACGGCAAGACTACCTTCACTCACTAAACTTTAtttcaatgaaattaaaataatgaaatcagTTGCCCATGAAGGACAAGAGGTTTCATTCCCTTCACTTGAGGTGTTGTCCTTCTCACACATGCGAGAATGGGATAACTGGAGTTCAGTTATGGATAAAGATTTTCCGAAGCTTAAGAGGCTCACCATTCAAGCATGCCCCAAGATATGTGAACTTCCATCCTTTCAATCACTTGTTAATCTAACTCTTGCATATTGTGAGAAACTGAGGTCTGTCACTGTGCACGAAGATGCTACATGCCGATCCAGGCTTAGTACGCTCCATGTATATGATTGTGCACAGCTAACATCACTTGTGGGCCTGAAATGTCTTAATTCTCTCTCAGAGTTGGTAATAGAAACTTGTTCTGAGCTCCGATTCCAACCTGATGATTGTCTGCCGGTCTTGCCAAAATACGTCAAGATTTGCGATAGGAATGGTCCCAAGCACTGGTGTGATGAACATGGATTCCATTACAAGCAG TTTTGCAGTTTTGATCTCCATCCAAAGGATGAAGCAGACGAAGCATAA
- the LOC120265241 gene encoding uncharacterized mitochondrial protein AtMg00810-like, with protein MQKLFSMSDLGLLTYYLVIKVKQNDDMITLCQSSYVYKILKLSGMADCIASRYMEAPTMQHMAAVKNILRYVNGTADFGCYYKRHIKPELELVGFSDSDLVGNLDDRKSTIGMVFFLGASLITWASRKQKIVAFSSCEAEYITAATAACQGM; from the exons ATGCAGAAGCTATTCAGCATGAGTGATCTTGGTCTTTTAACTTATTACTTGGTAATTAAGGTTAAGCAAAATGATGACATGATCACATTGTGCCAAAGCAGCTATGTGTACAAAATATTGAAGCTTTCTGGCATGGCTGACT GTATTGCTAGTCGGTACATGGAGGCACCTACGATGCAGCATATGGCAGCCGTCAAAAACATACTGAGATACGTGAATGGCACAGCCGATTTTGGGTGTTACTACAAGAGGCACATCAAGCCGGAGCTCGAGTTGGTCGGGTTTAGTGACAGCGACTTGGTCGGCAACTTAGATGACCGCAAGAGCACCATTGGAATGGTGTTCTTCCTTGGTGCAAGCCTCATCACATGGGCATCACGGAAGCAGAAAATTGTTGCGTTTTCATCGTGTGAGGCTGAATACATTACAGCGGCGACGGCGGCATGTCAAGGAATGTAG